The Fibrobacter sp. UWH6 DNA segment CGTGTTCACTCAGGAAGAAGGAGGCTTCGTCGTGACCCGCAAGCTCCCCAAGGCTAAGGTGGGCGACCTCCTGGTTCTCCACGATGCTGGCGCTTACGGTGCTGCAATGTCCAGCAACTACAACAGCCGTCGTTACGCTGCCGAAGTGATGTACACCAACGGCGAAATGAAGGTTGTCCGAGAAAGACAATCCTTCGAACAGATGTTGCAGAACGACAAGATTATCGAATTCTAAGTTTGCGATTCCTGCGGGAATCACGTGACTCAATGAAAATCAAAAAAAGCCGGCGATTAATTTCGTCGGCTTTTTTGTGTGGGGATTTCACCTTGGTGAGTTTCCCTTTTTGTTTGCTTTGTTTATTCGAAATCGTAAAGTAACTGGGAAGTTACTCTTATGTTGTCGAAGGAACCTTTTACCATGAAATTGGATACGCCGCTTATACCCGTCATGCAGCATGTGTTCTTGTAGCCGATGTAGAGGTCGTTGCGTGCTCGGAATGATGGACTGTAACCGTAAGGGTCCATGATGTAGGCCAGTTGTTTGCCGTTCAGGAATATGGCTGTTTTTGATCCGTCCCACTGGCCGGCGATTTTATTCCAGCCGTCCTTAAATACAACTGGGGCGGAAACATAGTCGTATCGATCGCTTCCATTCTTGAAGAAGAAAAGCTTGCTTTCGCTGACAACAAAAGTTAATCGTCCTTCGTTGTTTCCCACCAGAGCGCTTCTTTTGTAGTCAAAGTTTTCGCCGGGTTTGAAATAGAATTCGATGGTTCCCTGGGGGAGGGTGTCTTCCATGGCGATGGGCAGCTGGACGTTCTTGTTCACGAGCGTCAAAGCCTTTCCTGTATAGCCGTTCTCAAGTGTTCCGCTTTCCCAAGTATAATCGCCTTCGAAATCTTCAAAGTATTCCAATGAATAGAGTGATGAGGAACTTGAACTAATGAATTCCGAGCTGCTGGATACGGCGTTGTAGTAAACTGTATTGGATGAATTTACGGACAAATTCATAGAAGAGCTGGAACTGCATTCTATGCTGCTGCTTGACTGCTCGTATTCAATTTGGGTGGAGTGTTCCGGTTCGGTGGAGGTGAGGGCGTCGCTTTTGATGTAGCTGATTGTTCCAGCCTCTTTCTTGCAGAGACAATTGGGGATGTTCCAAATGCCCATGTCGCTAATGACTGCGATGTAGGCCGCGTCGGTTCCCAGCTTGAAGGTGCAAGCGTAGGCGTCGCTGGAAGAATGGACGGAGTAGATTTCGTAGGTCCCGTGACTATCCTGGATGGTTATGTCGAACCGGTTTTTCTGTTCGTTGTATTTGACCTTTGTACAGGTGGCGCCGTAGTAATCCAGGAAATAGCTTGTGCGATCGCAAACAAAAGTCTTTAGATAGGTGTTATCCGATAGACCCTCTTCCCAGTAGGCACTTTCGTCAACGTTGTATTCTTCGTTGCAAGTTTCAATGGGCGATTTGGATGG contains these protein-coding regions:
- a CDS encoding LamG-like jellyroll fold domain-containing protein; translation: MQLKHHALATTAAFFMLNLASCSDSESNADFAIEAPSKSPIETCNEEYNVDESAYWEEGLSDNTYLKTFVCDRTSYFLDYYGATCTKVKYNEQKNRFDITIQDSHGTYEIYSVHSSSDAYACTFKLGTDAAYIAVISDMGIWNIPNCLCKKEAGTISYIKSDALTSTEPEHSTQIEYEQSSSSIECSSSSSMNLSVNSSNTVYYNAVSSSSEFISSSSSSLYSLEYFEDFEGDYTWESGTLENGYTGKALTLVNKNVQLPIAMEDTLPQGTIEFYFKPGENFDYKRSALVGNNEGRLTFVVSESKLFFFKNGSDRYDYVSAPVVFKDGWNKIAGQWDGSKTAIFLNGKQLAYIMDPYGYSPSFRARNDLYIGYKNTCCMTGISGVSNFMVKGSFDNIRVTSQLLYDFE